In Blautia wexlerae DSM 19850, a single window of DNA contains:
- a CDS encoding DUF4315 family protein: MANNKIDRINKEIAKTREKITEYQNKLKGLEAQKTEAENLEIVQLVRAMRLTPQELNAMLSGGGIPGMNAAPATEAADYEEQEDNADEK; encoded by the coding sequence ATGGCAAACAACAAAATCGACCGTATCAATAAGGAAATCGCAAAGACCCGCGAGAAAATCACAGAGTATCAGAACAAGTTAAAAGGACTGGAAGCGCAGAAAACCGAAGCGGAAAACCTTGAAATCGTGCAGCTTGTACGCGCTATGCGACTTACCCCGCAGGAATTAAATGCTATGCTGTCCGGCGGCGGTATTCCCGGCATGAACGCCGCACCCGCTACCGAAGCGGCAGACTACGAAGAACAGGAGGACAATGCAGATGAAAAATAA
- a CDS encoding DUF4366 domain-containing protein produces the protein MKNKLKQTMTALCAALILMGGFSVPAYAQGTAAEPPTEDATNDSNVVVEEPETPPLTPKGNATLVDDFGGNKQLITVTTKGGNYFYILIDRATEGEQTVHFLNQVDEADLMALTETGEATKKPEVCNCTEKCEVGKVNTSCPVCATTLTGCTGKEPTPTPTEQPEEPKEKDGNPGAVLALVLFVLLGGGAAFYYFKFVKPKHNVKGSTDLEDFDFEDYDEDEPEADTGEVSKEEETEDEEV, from the coding sequence ATGAAAAATAAACTCAAACAGACCATGACTGCCCTTTGTGCCGCCCTTATCCTTATGGGCGGTTTTTCTGTCCCTGCCTATGCACAGGGAACAGCCGCAGAGCCACCCACAGAGGACGCGACCAACGACAGCAATGTAGTGGTGGAAGAACCGGAAACGCCGCCCCTTACCCCAAAGGGCAACGCAACACTGGTGGACGATTTCGGCGGCAATAAGCAGCTTATCACTGTTACCACCAAAGGCGGCAACTACTTTTATATCCTCATTGACCGGGCAACCGAGGGGGAACAGACCGTACATTTCCTTAATCAAGTGGACGAAGCCGACCTTATGGCACTGACCGAAACCGGGGAAGCCACGAAAAAGCCGGAAGTCTGCAACTGTACGGAAAAATGCGAAGTCGGAAAGGTAAATACGTCCTGCCCGGTATGTGCAACTACTCTGACAGGCTGCACAGGCAAGGAACCCACGCCAACACCCACCGAGCAGCCGGAAGAACCCAAAGAAAAAGACGGCAATCCCGGCGCGGTGCTTGCCTTAGTCCTCTTTGTGCTGCTTGGTGGCGGCGCGGCGTTCTACTACTTTAAGTTTGTAAAACCGAAGCATAACGTGAAAGGAAGCACCGACCTTGAAGATTTTGACTTTGAGGATTACGACGAGGACGAGCCGGAAGCAGATACCGGGGAAGTTTCCAAAGAGGAAGAAACGGAGGACGAGGAAGTATGA